A stretch of the Theileria equi strain WA chromosome 1, complete sequence genome encodes the following:
- a CDS encoding hypothetical protein (encoded by transcript BEWA_018510A): protein MDYVIRHAEVLCLSERLNLEQGLRFLSSLNAIQNIPKNCLIAIGETIEISDFSTVEEMLILDALDSSCKLSKEIDFLCVNKLFDEVCNILEHSKSTNHYRNLTILNTMITFKIKDNHITNLVFSSIKRNIASSTLYELCQYLFLSGELNWPEQIDILRRGKCIQNVLSKTEFIKSYEKLLEDKSLAIKALSGILRLSNQLTSKELKLLLEISQSSESLPKSDIITLYSALAKSNSTLGDEFEFIRKTIIKEAWNLSDLSPLETCRLLDIEDNYLPSDIPISKLNAAFDSILGNINLFDKDEIVTILNFASRNDNHSKRLLDALYDIKYLLKSPKAAVALIKLHKRCGISNSQLLYDILDGLCDNSIRIHDSLKIQLTELLQKNNIKHYTLASKLACS, encoded by the exons ATGGACTATGTAATACGCCATGCCGAAGTTTTATGTCTATCAGAACGCTTGAATTTGGAACAGGGTCTGAGgtttttatcatcattgaACGCTAtccaaaatattccaaaaaattGTCTAATAGCAATAG GAGAAACAATAGAAATTTCTGATTTCAGTACAGTGGAAGAAATGCTGATATTAGATGCCCTAGATTCCTCATGTAAATTGAGCAAAGAGATCGATTTCCTCTGTGTAAATAAATTATTTGATGAAGTATGTAATATACTGGAACATTCCAAATCTACAAATCACTATCGCAATTTGACTATCTTAAATACAATGattacatttaaaattaaagatAATCACATTACTAATTTGGTGTTTTCATC GATTAAAAGAAACATTGCTAGCTCCACATTGTACGAGCTCTGTCAATATTTGTTCCTTTCTGGTGAACTAAATTGGCCCGAACAGATTGATATTTTAAGGCGTGGTAAGTGTATACAGAATGTTTTATCTAAAACAGAGTTCATAAAATCGTACGAAAAACTTTTGGAGGACAAATCTCTCGCAATTAAAGCCTTATCTGGCATATTGCGGTTATCTAACCAACTGACGTCGAAAGAG CTCAAACTCTTACTAGAAATATCACAAAGTTCTGAGTCTTTACCCAAAAGTGATATAATCACCTTGTATTCCGCATTGGCTAAGTCAAATTCAACATTGGGG GATGAATTCGAATTTATAAGGAAGACCATTATAAAAGAAGCGTGGAATTTGTCAGATTTGTCACCATTGGAAACTTGTCGTTTACTGGATATAGAAGATAACTATTTACCGAGTGATATTCCTATATCTAAACTTAATGCTGCATTTGATAGTATACTTGGAAACATTAATCTGTTTGACAAAGACGAAATCgttacaattttaaattttgcATCCAGGAATGATAATCACTCGAAACGTCTATTAGATGCATTGTACGACATTAAATACCTACTCAAATCCCCAAAGGCGGCAGTAGCATTGATAAAACTCCACAAAAG GTGTGGAATCTCCAACTCTCAACTGCTTTACGACATCCTAGATGGACTCTGTGACAATTCTATCAGAATACACGATTCTTTAAAGATTCAACTCACTGAGTTACTCCAAAAAAACAATATCAAACACTATACACTGGCATCTAAATTGGCATGTTCATAA
- a CDS encoding hypothetical protein (encoded by transcript BEWA_018520A) codes for MYVIRHRLDSLVTFKRYYNPPGKKTWSKQHPKFRTPRPLVDPYNLGRLHPEKEWWTLAKKGLRPETFMGFPDVVNIPKHGGSLYTQLMDGPTLSMVVYRCIEHVIDDIDIWKKLTLRAMSIAISLDPYTVSILFLYFSLSNHYDYKFVSTFVGRILALLDQFSLDECANVLLAMNNTKFKHPRSAI; via the exons ATGTATGTTATAAGGCATAGATTAGACTCACTGGTAACATTTAAGAGATACTACAATCCACCAG GAAAGAAAACATGGAGTAAACAGCATCCTAAATTCAGAACTCCCAGGCCCCTAGTAGATCCGTACAATTTAGGTCGATTACATCCAGAAAAGGAATGGTGGACCCTAGCAAAAAAGGGTCTAAGACCGGAAACGTTCATGGGATTCCCAGATGTGgtaaatattccaaagcACGGTGGATCTTTATACACCCAGCTAATGGATGGACCCACATTATCGATG GTCGTATATCGCTGTATTGAACATGTTATCGATGATATTGatatatggaaaaaatTGACTCTTCGGGCAATGAGTATAGCTATTTCTTTGGACCCTTATACTGTATctattttgtttttgtaCTTCTCTCTTAGTAACCATTATGattacaaatttgtttCAACGTTTGTTGGAAGAATACTAGCACTTCTTGATCAATTTTCACTCGATGAATGCGCTAATGTTCTTCTGGCTATGAATAATACAAAATTCAAACATCCCAGGTCAGCAATATGA
- a CDS encoding hypothetical protein (encoded by transcript BEWA_018530A) has translation MIETESLHNYGYAEVPGRSFYDPEETNGLDIPLTVPNVTQFSDQMESGAARLEQTLEMLNLRYQTLFFLAAVIIVANAVFTFLRCFGFTELPGLLLSTFLITNGLIIMILDVPGTPRWAAKYRRHIRKNMRFLTRLTGKSIWLSVLGAATVVTVKSSRSVGALRLVFGMLSSLFVFGVSLAGFLIAIRKSFRLEKAKSIIKDTSKGAYIDCYRKYALGDPDHGMQFEEFNRMCADHTSGRLQFDIVDLYIIFNVLDEHQKCAINEREFYEWMAGSIVFL, from the exons ATGATAGAAACAGAAAGTTTGCACAATTATGGATACGCAGAAGTTCCGGGTCGTTCCTTTTACGACCCGGAGGAAACGAATGGATTGGACATTCCATTAACCGTTCCTAATGTCACACAATTTTCTGATCAAATGGAATCAGGTGCAGCACGCCTAGAACAAACATTGGAGATGTTAAATCTACGTTATCAAACATTGTTCTTCCTGGCTGCCGTAATTATTGTGGCAAATGCCGTATTTACATTTCTCAGGTGCTTTGGATTCACCGAACTTCCTGGATTGTTGCTGTCTACGTTCCTAAT AACAAACGGTTTGATCATCATGATATTAGACGTTCCGGGAACACCTAGATGGGCTGCCAAGTATCGTAGACATATTAGAAAAAATATGAGATTCTTGACACGTTTGACCGGAAAATCCATCTGGTTATCTGTTTTGGGCGCTGCTACAGTCGTTACTGTTAAATCCAGCAGAAGTGTAGGTGCATTACGCCTAGTATTTGGAATGTTGAGTTCTTTGTTTGTTTTCGGTGTCTCGTTAGCCGGGTTTTTAATT GCTATCAGAAAGAGCTTCAGATTGGAGAAGGCAAAATCTATTATCAAAGACACATCTAAGGGTGCATATATTGACTGTTATCGTAAATATGCTCTCGGAGATCCAGATCACGGCATGCAATTTG AGGAATTTAATAGAATGTGTGCCGATCATACCTCTGGAAGACTACAATTCGACATTGTAGATTTATATATTATTTTCAATGTTCTCGATGAGCACCAGAAATGTGCGATAAATGAGCGAGAATTCTATGAGTGGATGGCGGGTTCCATAGTGTTTCTATAG
- a CDS encoding hypothetical protein (encoded by transcript BEWA_018540A), with the protein MNCLADGRLATLYLENDWDMIKLQQLIQEQLNIPISKQKLYLDGAHIDENYKTIADSNLKNNDILLVKNKDHDMASSSFYNRNIESKIDEIMYTKASEMIKNFKEGAPVYETVKMTNKPFYNALIAKDVYAVAKVLKEKHLEHQNNEMEHKRRLIKASLDPLNPESQLLIQKDIEQNRINENYISAQNFLPESFGGIIMLYVNVEINGVVIKALVDTGAEHTIMNKECAKRCNLLNMIDERFKGTRNTVGKIHLADLKIGPIFIHVSFVILDGGNIDFILGLDILRRYACTINLKDNCLQINDISVPFLSEKDIKAEDHKSTSSGIHAVKQESENPDKINRLSELLGVSREYAKELLDISNGNEELAASFVLNN; encoded by the exons atgaacTGTCTTGCAGATGGTAGACTCGCAACATtgtacctagaaaatgactGGGATATGATCAAATTACAGCAACTTATACAAGAACAGCTTAATATACCAATTTCAAAGCAAAAATTATACCTAGATGGCGCACACATTGATGAAAACTACAAAACAATCGCAGATTCGAACTTGAAGAATAATGATATTCTCCTGGTTAAGAACAAGGATCATGATATGGCGTCGTCGTCGTTTTATAATAGAAATATTGAATCTAAAATAG ATGAAATTATGTATACAAAGGCTTCGGAGATGATCAAAAACTTCAAAGAAGGAGCTCCAGTGTATGAAACTGTAAAGATGACAAACAAGCCATTCTACAATGCGCTCATAGCTAAGGATGTTTATGCTGTAGCAAAGGTGCTAAAAGAGAAACATCTAGAACATCAAAAC AACGAAATGGAACACAAAAGGCGTTTAATAAAGGCATCTTTGGATCCCCTAAATCCAGAATCACAACTCTTGATCCAGAAGGATATCGAACAAAATCGTATTAATGAAAACTATATCTCTGCCCAAAATTTCTTACCAGAATCATTTG GTGGGATTATAATGCTCTATGTTAATGTAGAGATAAATGGCGTTGTTATCAAGGCACTTGTTGATACCGGTGCTGAG CATACCATAATGAATAAGGAATGTGCTAAACGATGTAATTTGCTAAATATGATAGATGAAAGATTTAAAG GTACTAGGAACACCGTAGGAAAAATTCACTTGGCTGATCTCAAGATTGGTCCTATTTTTATACATGTATCATTTGTAATATTAGATGGCGGTAACATAGACTTCATACTGGGATTAGATATTCTACGTAGATATGCATGCACTATCAATCTTAAAGATAATTGTTTGCAAATAAACGATATATCTGTCCCATTTCTCTCggaaaaggatattaaaGCTGAAGATCATAAGTCTACTAGTTCTGGGATACACGCTGTCAAACAAGAATCAGAAAATCCTGATAAAATAAATCG TCTGTCCGAACTCTTAGGTGTCAGCAGAGAGTATGCAAAGGAGcttttggatatttccAACGGAAATGAAGAACTTGCAGCCTCGTTCGTTTTAAATAACTGA
- a CDS encoding serine esterase family member protein (encoded by transcript BEWA_018550A), protein MFNNCKCDFTYAHGEVTKDNIKEIAKRLASEVNCRIQSDITYEKLGRLTFIGHSMGGLIVREALQYLEYKEKLYTFITISTPHIGYPRYMRSVLKPVALTMKSEALKCISMNDAEDKRESFIYQLSKDHEISNFEKIILIGIKEDYQAFLYSSLINATKLNSGSKISCEMEKNIMENIKNCEITRITFSYAKISHYLEKKDNRWIDAHNDIVLNRVMVRLILAVNSSIF, encoded by the exons ATGTTTAATAATTGCAAGTGTGATTTTACTTATGCACATGGAGAGGTTACAAAAG ATAACATAAAAGAAATAGCAAAACGACTGGCATCTGAGGTTAATTGCCGCATTCAATCTGACATTACCTATGAAAAACTAGGAAGGCTAACATTCATTGGTCATTCAATGGGCGGACTAATAG TAAGAGAGGCGTTACAATATCTTGAATACAAAGAGAAGCTTTACACGTTTATCACTATCTCAACACCGCATATCGGATATCCCCGCTATATGAGAAGTGTATTAAAGCCTGTTGCATTGACGATGAAGTCGGAAGCATTGAAATGTATATCAATGAACGATGCAGAAGACAAACGAGAAAGCTTTATTTATCAGCTCAGCAAAGACCAC gaaatatcaaatttCGAGAAGATTATATTAATCGGTATAAAAGAAGACTATCAGGCCTTTCTATATTCTTCATTGATAAATGCTACAAAACTCAATTCCGGATCAAAGATAAGCTGCGAGATGGAAAAAAACATAATggaaaatattaaaaactGCGAAATAACTAGGATAACATTCTCTTATGCAAAAATCTCTCACTATCTAGAAAAGAAAGATAATAGATGGATCGACGCACATAATGATATTGTATTAAATAGGGTCATGGTAAGACTCATCCTCGCTGTTAACAGCagtatattttaa
- a CDS encoding hypothetical protein (encoded by transcript BEWA_018560A), with amino-acid sequence MILRCQLEVAIHLIRLRYIENLGPGTFRLFVRVYNKSFGKTRVAIPYTIKHTHVDPKDDDSRIKAAQISDDGGGYLSKAFDSSKGEGEVDINEIAVFRLDIPAFPSYMNDVSLFVDYELLRLDGKKVMNKRFRLFRKQKIEYGQISVNSKVIRIGNIMKGVSDYVPCTFETGNMHTIVHSNVHCYALDFCFKALDPNFVDFQDGTKYEFWNKKLGRKVKKSVRPIYKWFNSSYDDKFYADKGSGTETSNSRKKCSVNKNVISSNAPDNDRIFSTSINEFINKIAEMIIENDEQENLIINLPDNQTLQNESLPDMNKEYGSFDGNIKTIYKSHKKMCESSFVLQGSVVRLVYFLYSKILVMNFYYIGRMVRFLKSEIKKNENANIENYPSGSKSADDSFGHIRDHIKEPSGKNGNNTQLYELETKLRLLEDHKVLEITNAINAYEILEEKDVTFDVSLENEELTRFIGKRLEHITKSLGITKINNSDIRVKINDKISVKIPDITIGNPIYDGSISKLCESIGKVYLHLST; translated from the exons ATGATCTTACGTTGTCAGCTGGAAGTCGCTATTCACCTGATCCGGCTAAGATACATAGAAAACCTGGGTCCGGGCACATTTAGATTGTTTGTACGTGTCTATAACAAGTCTTTTGGCAAG ACCAGGGTAGCCATACCTTATACAATCAAACACACCCATGTCGATCCTAAAGATGACGATAGCCGTATAAAGGCAGCACAGATAAGTGATGATGGAGGAGGATACTTAAGTAAGGCATTTGATTCGTCCAAAGGAGAAGGAGAAGTAGACATCAATGAAATAGCGGTCTTTAGACTGGACATTCCAgcatttccatcatataTGAATGATGTATCTTTATTTGTGGATTATGAACTCTTACGCCTCGATGGTAAAAAGGTAATGAATAAAAGGTTCCGGTTGTTCAGAAAGCAAAAAATAGAATATGGCCAAATTAGTGTAAACTCCAAGGTTATACGTATAGGAAATATTATGAAAGGTGTAAGTGATTATGTTCCGTGTACATTCGAAACCGGAAATATGCATACTATAGTTCATTCCAATGTACATTGCTACGCGTTAGATTTTTGTTTCAAAGCCTTGGATCCCAACTTTGTAGATTTTCAGGATGGAACAAAATATgaattttggaataaaaaATTGGGAAGAAAGGTAAAAAAATCTGTAAGACCTATATACAAGTGGTTTAACTCAAGTTACGATGATAAATTTTATGCTGATAAGGGATCTGGTACAGAAACAAGCAACAGCAGAAAAAAGTGTAGTGTAAATAAAAATGTTATTTCTTCCAATGCACCCGATAATGATAGGATATTTAGCACCAGCATTAATGAATTTATTAATAAAATCGCGGAAATGATAATTGAAAATGACGAACAAGAAAACCTAATCATCAATCTACCTGACAACCAAACTTTGCAAAACGAATCACTCCCTGATATGAATAAGGAATACGGTTCATTCGATGGCAATATTAAAACCATCTATAAATCGCACAAGAAAATGTGTGAAAGTAGCTTTGTTTTGCAAGGCTCAGTTGTTAGGTTGGTTTATTTTTTGTATAGTAAAATCCTCGTAATGAACTTTTATTATATCGGAAGAATGGTAAGATTCCTAAAAAGTGAGATTAAGAAGAACGAAAACGCAAATATAGAAAACTATCCTTCTGGTTCCAAAAGTGCAGATGATTCCTTCGGTCATATTCGCGATCATATTAAAGAGCCATCCggtaaaaatggaaataataCGCAACTATATGAACTTGAAACTAAGTTGCGTTTATTGGAAGATCATAAGGTGCTAGAAATAACAAATGCAATAAACGCTTATGAAATCCTTGAGGAAAAAGATGTCACGTTCGATGTTTCGttggaaaatgaagaaTTAACACGTTTCATAGGAAAACGTCTTGAACACATTACTAAATCATTGGGTATTACAAAGATTAATAACAGTGATATTCGTGTCaaaataaatgataaaattagTGTTAAAATTCCGGATATAACTATTGGAAATCCTATATATGATGGATCAATAAGTAAATTGTGTGAATCCATTGGAAAGGTATATTTGCATCTCTCAACATAG
- a CDS encoding hypothetical protein (encoded by transcript BEWA_018570A) translates to MGFEWSKRPYTAPFYRDMIYNQDKHSKGDDHDHKDHSTSGKRKFFVKHTPFAAKLSHLPLSEATSPQFANNGGCSNTLSIKSLVPTTVFGDQCANEMRGTDIFFLPKPTQLLAFALPVFVLMPNLTVFTRNWFFYAPK, encoded by the coding sequence ATGGGTTTTGAATGGTCAAAAAGACCATACACCGCTCCCTTTTATAGGGACATGATATACAATCAGGATAAACATTCAAAAGGTGATGACCACGATCATAAAGATCATAGTACTTCTGGTAAAAGAAAATTTTTTGTGAAACATACACCATTTGCCGCAAAATTATCGCATTTACCCTTGTCTGAAGCGACATCCCCTCAGTTCGCCAACAACGGCGGCTGTAGCAATACTTTAAGCATAAAGTCACTGGTACCAACAACTGTCTTTGGAGATCAATGTGCAAATGAAATGAGAGGGACAGatatcttcttcttgcCAAAACCTACTCAGCTGCTGGCATTCGCTCTACCTGTCTTCGTCTTGATGCCGAATTTGACAGTATTTACTAGGAATTGGTTTTTCTATGCTCCAAAGTAA